From one Rosa rugosa chromosome 4, drRosRugo1.1, whole genome shotgun sequence genomic stretch:
- the LOC133745188 gene encoding protein yippee-like At4g27745: MAELVGPRLYSCCNCRNHVALHDDVISKAFQGRNGRAFLFSHAMNFTVGPREDRHLMTGLHTVADVYCCDCHEVLGWKYERAYEETQKYKEGKFILEKSKIVKENW, encoded by the exons ATGGCGGAATTGGTTGGGCCGAGGTTGTACAGTTGTTGTAATTGCCGAAATCATGTTGCCCTTCACGATGATGTCATTTCTAAAGCCTTTCAG GGAAGAAATGGTCGAGCCTTTCTGTTCTCGCATGCAATGAATTTTACAGTCGGCCCTAGAGAAGACCGCCACCTCATGACTGGTCTGCACACGGTTGCGGATGTCTACTGCTGCGACTGCCATGAAGTGCTGGGCTGGAAGTATGAACGAGCCTATGAGGAAACACAGAAATACAAGGAAGGGAAATTCATACTTGAGAAATCTAAAATAGTCAAGGAAAACTGGTAG
- the LOC133741921 gene encoding uncharacterized protein LOC133741921 → MVDLRFTSSAHLPMTRPFISGSSSLHKPPKFILAGLNLLIRVAIGRTTKFKALLLNLESTLDCLQPRVIQQIRDHNVELNLPNDIIQDLQVKMDDGVALIANLSRLSVWNCRIWGDCCNCMKPSYADQLAALDRSLRRLLEILKLEQMRNVMELLLLARRSNDRQDDLERRQLEILKALQETGDMLRAQQEVMERIERNGAASSDRGGSAPAPALGTVFRVLFDVVIRVKVKNMMYERLLKDFESTLECLKPLIEEMVESNKLLHLPNEEQEYFIMQMEKGVELIHQCSEACKGGLRYKKYEYTKKLLGLDECLQRLFIELKEQVVRNVKEALVLISNLEKEIAEIEGVVVVQSDEIECSIPAPQPRSPLVGEDLQNVQINRVVIDKTFDAVSNLEEEIKEIREVNVVQNDEVQSKGPQPSLPTAGSSVQSMQGTRDVIKERWDSEKLPDVKQIKGKGLFEYPVAGEYDLRPPFPVGLALEREDHADAYSNASLEEPVDELDMHVSYLKRKLLYGGHLAIVLTGPEGCGKTRLAEKFCQDEEVIDEFKNNIFFVPVSESPKLQLIVQKLYPEEGYRKIMLPDENGVHAIQWLQAFVKHVGHHRSLLVLDDVWPGSESLLDEFDEFKRSNFKILVTSRFEFPRFGSSYYVMTDDVLRVGR, encoded by the exons ATGGTTGACTTGCGATTCACTTCTTCAGCTCATTTGCCAATGACACGGCCTTTCATTTCTGGATCGTCTTCGCTTCACAAGCCACCCAAATTCATATTGGCCGGTCTGAATCTGCTAATAAG GGTAGCCATAGGTAGAACTACCAAGTTCAAAGCCCTCCTCTTAAATCTCGAATCGACGCTAGACTGTTTGCAACCACGAGTCATCCAGCAGATAAGAGACCATAATGTGGAGCTGAATCTCCCAAACGATATAATTCAAGACCTGCAAGTGAAAATGGATGATGGTGTGGCACTCATTGCCAATTTATCTAGGCTTAGCGTGTGGAACTGTCGCATATGGGGGGACTGTTGCAACTGCATGAAGCCTAGCTATGCAGACCAACTTGCTGCATTGGATAGGTCTCTTAGACGACTGTTGGAGATACTAAAGCTTGAGCAGATGAGGAACGTGATGGAGCTCTTGCTTTTGGCAAGGAGAAGTAATGACCGACAAGATGACTTGGAGAGAAGACAGTTGGAAATTCTGAAAGCGCTGCAAGAAACCGGGGATATGTTAAGAGCGCAGCAGGAAGTAATGGAGAGAATTGAAAGGAATGGTGCTGCATCTTCAGACAGAGGAGGGTCAGCTCCTGCTCCTGCTCTAGGAACAGTATTTAGGGTGTTGTTTGATGTTGTTATCAGAGTAAAGGTCAAGAATATGATGTATGAGCGCCTCCTCAAAGATTTTGAATCCACTCTTGAATGCTTGAAGCCACTTATAGAAGAGATGGTGGAGTCTAACAAGTTGTTGCATCTTCCAAATGAGGAACAAGAATATTTCATAATGCAAATGGAAAAGGGTGTAGAGTTAATTCACCAGTGCTCTGAGGCTTGCAAGGGAGGACTAAGGTATAAAAAGTACGAATACACCAAGAAACTTCTGGGATTGGATGAATGTCTTCAAAGGCTTTTCATTGAACTCAAAGAGCAGGTAGTAAGGAATGTGAAGGAGGCCTTGGTGCTTATAAGTAACTTGGAAAAAGAGATCGCAGAAATTGAAGGGGTTGTTGTGGTACAAAGTGATGAAATTGAGTGTTCGATTCCAGCACCTCAACCTCGATCACCTTTAGTTGGAGAGGATTTACAAAATGTGCAGATAAATCGAGTGGTGATCGATAAGACATTCGATGCAGTAAGTAACTTAGAAGAGGAGATCAAGGAAATTAGAGAAGTTAATGTGGTACAAAATGATGAAGTACAAAGTAAAGGTCCTCAACCTTCATTGCCTACAGCTGGATCCAGTGTACAAAGTATGCAGGGAACAAGGGATGTGATCAAGGAAAGATGGGACTCGGAAAAGTTGCCGGATGTCAAGCAAATTAAAGGGAAAGGCTTGTTCGAATATCCGGTTGCTGGTGAATATGACCTTCGTCCACCATTTCCAGTGGGACTTGCACTGGAACGAGAAGATCACGCTGATGCATACAGTAATGCATCATTGGAAGAACCAGTTGATGAATTGGATATGCATGTCAGCTACTTGAAACGGAAGCTTTTATATGGTGGTCACTTAGCCATTGTGCTGACGGGACCTGAAGGATGCGGGAAAACTAGATTGGCAGAAAAGTTTTGTCAAGATGAGGAAGTCATAGATGAATTCAAGAACAATATTTTCTTCGTCCCTGTTTCGGAAAGCCCCAAATTGCAGCTTATTGTTCAAAAACTATATCCAGAGGAGGGCTACAGGAAAATTATGTTGCCAGATGAAAATGGAGTTCATGCAATTCAGTGGCTGCAAGCATTTGTTAAGCATGTAGGACATCATCGTTCTCTGTTGGTCCTAGATGATGTCTGGCCTGGATCTGAATCCCTTCTTGATGAGTTTGATGAATTCAAAAGGTCAAATTTCAAGATTCTGGTGACATCAAGATTCGAATTTCCAAGATTTGGTTCCTCCTATTATGTAATGACGGATGATGTACTTAGGGTAGGTAGATAA
- the LOC133707282 gene encoding uncharacterized protein LOC133707282, whose protein sequence is MSNMNKLDFVPLDYAGKRYLFWVTDVEIHLIARDLLHTIQELCPIETAPDPQTEKDNSKALAFMKRHMDSDLQFEFINEDSAIKLWHALRERYGNVRDSILPNTEAEWKNLRFSEFDTVMLFYSEALRIKVMMRLCGKMITEDQLIEKTLNTFPACAMRSSDLFRTHVNARRITSFQQLIEAMATTERHGNELVQRRFDRLQDSYQEHRPMARESRHRRHDPYDRNAQEGNRSRRQSHDRRRRDFEGNRVGNHGANVGHGHHFPTPPVQGTMHIAPMRLNQGRILFMVSISDMERLINGPEFAMHLRR, encoded by the coding sequence atgtcaaacatgaacaaactcgattttgttccattggattatgcaggcaaaaggtacttattttgggtcactgatgtcgagatccaccttattgcccgtgatttattgcatactatccaagagctttgtcctatagaaacagctccagaccctcaaactgagaaagataattccaaggcacttgccttcatgaaacgtcacatggatagtgacctacagtttgagttcataaatgaggatagtgccataaagctttggcatgcgcttcgcgaacgatatggcaatgttcgtgactccatacttccgaatacagaagcagaatggaaaaaTCTTCgattctctgaatttgacacggtcatgctgttttattcggaagccctccgcatcaaagtaatgatgcgtctctgtggaaagatgatcacagaagaccagttgattgagaaaaccctcaataccttccccgcctgtgctatgaggtcctctgacttattccggactcatgtaaatgcaagacggatcacaagttttcaacagcttattgaagctatggccactactgaaagacatggcaatgaacttgtgcaaagaagatttgataggcttcaagatagctatcaagagcatcgtcctatggctagagaaagtcgccatcgacgtcatgatccatacgatcgaaatgctcaagaaggtaatcgctcaaggcgacaatcacacgaccgtaggaggcgtgattttgagggaaatagggttggaaaccatggagccaacgttggccatgggcaccactttccaacgccaccagtccaagggactatgcatattgcgccaatgcgcctcaatcaagggagaatcctctttatggtgtctatttctgatatggaacgtctgatcaatggacctgaatttgcaatgcaCCTACGAAGGTAg